A genome region from Armatimonadota bacterium includes the following:
- a CDS encoding DNA translocase FtsK — protein MARRKRSRSRARSAGAILLVGGLVLALSFVPGATGVAEVLGRVQRLLLGRLAWLIPASLAVGGIALLVAPGRSGTGLRAAGVALVATAAAGAIHARVPAGAELAEGLRGGGAGLVGGALLWGLRRALGHLGAWVALSLLAAWGVLWAGRFDLAVVVAGAWAALRWAVGAALMGLTSVVRGVVAATAALGVAARALAAAVVDGVVASARRVADAGRRARAVVAERARVVESALSHPASPAPASATPAPAPEAPPVVGRATENLEPPPAPARARSARRGRGSGQPPAQAQQESLDLQVPTGGYALPPLSLLADLPAASRGRSRSDPAETARLLEQTLASFGVEVKVVRWEQGPVVTRFEVQPAPGVRVGKISSLANDIALALASGSVRIEGPIPGRSAVGIEVPNQKTALVHIKEILGSEEYQRAQGPLVVALGKDIAGHPIVADLTEMPHLLIAGATGSGKSVMLNAIIAGLLFRCTPLDLRLLLIDPKRVEFAHYANIPHLLAPVVTNPRAAAGALREMLREMEERFERFAATGTRNIQTYNQIPGGERLPYIVIVVDELADLMMVAPADFEDVICRLAQMTRATGIHLVVATQRPSVDVITGLIKANIPSRIAFAVSSQVDSRTILDAPGAEKLLGKGDMLFLPIGAARPTRAQGAFIADSEIQALVAWWKAQGRPAFDQDLLAAEQATESGDGDGDALLEEAARLVVRAGYGSVSLLQRKMKIGYVRAARLVDQLEERGIVGPAQGSNPREVLVGLDELERLLKKS, from the coding sequence GTGGCGCGCAGGAAACGGTCCCGCTCCCGCGCCCGGTCGGCGGGCGCGATCCTGCTGGTCGGGGGACTGGTGCTGGCGCTGTCCTTTGTGCCCGGGGCCACCGGGGTGGCCGAGGTCCTGGGACGAGTTCAGCGGCTGCTGCTGGGGCGCCTGGCCTGGCTGATTCCCGCCAGCCTGGCCGTAGGGGGGATCGCCCTCCTGGTCGCACCGGGCCGGTCCGGGACCGGCCTCCGGGCGGCCGGGGTGGCGCTGGTGGCGACCGCGGCGGCGGGGGCCATCCACGCACGCGTGCCGGCCGGGGCGGAACTGGCCGAAGGGCTGCGGGGTGGAGGGGCCGGCCTTGTGGGAGGGGCCCTCCTGTGGGGCCTGCGCCGCGCTCTGGGACATCTCGGCGCCTGGGTGGCCCTGTCCCTGCTGGCCGCATGGGGGGTCCTGTGGGCCGGTCGGTTCGACCTGGCCGTGGTCGTCGCAGGGGCGTGGGCCGCCCTGCGGTGGGCGGTCGGCGCGGCTCTGATGGGCCTGACGTCCGTCGTCCGAGGGGTGGTGGCAGCGACGGCGGCCCTGGGCGTGGCCGCGCGGGCGCTGGCGGCGGCCGTGGTTGACGGGGTGGTCGCCTCCGCCCGCCGGGTCGCGGACGCCGGACGTCGCGCGCGGGCGGTGGTGGCCGAGCGCGCGCGGGTCGTGGAATCGGCTCTGTCACATCCCGCGTCTCCGGCGCCCGCGTCCGCCACTCCCGCTCCAGCCCCGGAGGCTCCTCCCGTGGTCGGGCGGGCGACGGAGAACCTGGAGCCTCCGCCCGCACCGGCGCGGGCCCGGTCTGCCCGGAGGGGCCGCGGGTCCGGCCAGCCTCCGGCGCAGGCCCAGCAGGAGTCCCTGGACCTGCAGGTGCCCACCGGCGGCTACGCGCTGCCGCCGCTGTCGCTGCTGGCAGACCTGCCGGCGGCGTCTCGCGGCCGCAGCCGCTCCGACCCCGCCGAGACGGCGCGCCTGCTGGAGCAGACCCTGGCCAGCTTCGGGGTGGAGGTCAAGGTCGTGCGCTGGGAGCAGGGGCCGGTGGTGACCCGCTTTGAGGTCCAGCCGGCGCCGGGGGTGCGGGTGGGCAAGATCAGCAGCCTGGCTAACGACATCGCCCTCGCCCTGGCCAGCGGCAGCGTGCGCATCGAGGGTCCCATCCCGGGCCGGTCGGCGGTGGGCATCGAGGTCCCCAACCAGAAGACGGCCCTGGTGCACATCAAAGAGATCCTCGGCAGCGAGGAGTACCAGCGCGCCCAGGGTCCCCTGGTGGTGGCCCTGGGCAAGGACATCGCCGGCCATCCCATCGTCGCCGACCTGACCGAGATGCCCCACCTGCTGATTGCGGGCGCCACGGGGTCGGGCAAGTCGGTGATGCTCAACGCCATCATCGCCGGGCTGCTGTTCCGGTGCACGCCTTTGGACCTGCGGCTGCTGCTCATCGACCCCAAGCGGGTGGAGTTCGCCCACTATGCCAACATCCCGCACCTGCTGGCCCCGGTGGTGACCAACCCCCGGGCCGCCGCCGGCGCCCTGCGGGAGATGCTGCGGGAGATGGAAGAGCGCTTCGAGCGGTTTGCGGCCACCGGCACCCGCAACATCCAGACCTACAACCAGATCCCGGGCGGGGAACGGCTGCCCTACATCGTCATCGTGGTGGACGAGCTGGCCGACCTGATGATGGTGGCCCCCGCCGACTTCGAGGACGTCATCTGCCGGCTGGCCCAGATGACCCGGGCCACCGGCATCCACCTGGTGGTGGCCACCCAGCGGCCGTCGGTGGACGTGATCACGGGCCTCATCAAGGCCAACATCCCCTCCCGGATCGCTTTTGCCGTCAGCAGCCAGGTGGACAGCCGCACCATCCTGGACGCGCCGGGCGCCGAAAAACTGCTGGGCAAGGGGGACATGCTGTTTCTGCCCATCGGGGCGGCGCGGCCCACCCGCGCCCAGGGCGCGTTCATCGCCGACAGCGAGATCCAGGCGCTGGTCGCCTGGTGGAAGGCCCAGGGCCGCCCGGCGTTCGACCAGGACCTGCTGGCCGCCGAGCAGGCCACCGAGTCCGGCGACGGCGACGGGGACGCCCTGCTGGAGGAGGCCGCCCGCCTGGTGGTGCGGGCGGGGTACGGCTCGGTGTCGCTGCTGCAGCGCAAGATGAAGATCGGCTACGTGCGGGCGGCCCGCCTGGTGGACCAGCTGGAAGAACGC
- a CDS encoding undecaprenyl-diphosphate phosphatase, producing MVVLGLVQGFTEFLPVSSTAHLLFAEALLGIRRPGILLEAVLHLGTAAAAAILFWGDVRRLVAGWVLSVQRRSDPALVAYGRVAWVIILITAITAALGLAFRDPLERMFSSVRGTAVQLMATGLILLVARERSGRAWTDATAADGVAVGLAQAASIIPGLSRSGTTIAAALWRGMRRDDAARLSFLAAIPAVAGAGLVGLADLSLGEAMGYTPAQLLVGFAVSLASGAAAIRWLLWAVRRGQLRYFGIYCVAAGAVVLVIGGGR from the coding sequence ATGGTTGTCCTGGGCCTGGTCCAGGGCTTCACCGAGTTTCTCCCGGTCAGCAGCACCGCCCATCTGCTGTTTGCCGAAGCGCTGCTGGGAATCCGCCGGCCGGGCATCCTCCTGGAGGCGGTCCTGCACCTGGGTACCGCCGCCGCCGCGGCAATCCTGTTCTGGGGCGACGTCCGCCGCCTGGTGGCAGGGTGGGTATTGTCGGTGCAGCGGCGGTCGGACCCGGCCCTGGTAGCCTACGGGCGCGTGGCCTGGGTGATCATTCTGATCACCGCCATCACCGCCGCCCTCGGCCTCGCCTTCCGGGACCCGCTGGAGCGGATGTTCAGCTCGGTGCGCGGCACCGCCGTGCAGCTGATGGCCACGGGCCTCATCCTCCTGGTGGCGCGGGAGCGCAGCGGCCGCGCCTGGACTGACGCGACCGCCGCCGACGGGGTCGCCGTCGGGTTGGCCCAGGCCGCCTCCATCATCCCGGGCCTGTCGCGCTCGGGCACCACCATCGCCGCCGCCCTGTGGCGGGGGATGCGGCGTGATGACGCTGCCCGGCTGTCGTTCCTGGCGGCTATCCCGGCGGTGGCGGGGGCGGGTCTGGTGGGGCTGGCGGACCTTTCCCTGGGCGAGGCGATGGGCTATACTCCGGCGCAGTTGCTGGTCGGCTTTGCCGTCTCGCTGGCCAGCGGCGCGGCTGCCATCCGCTGGCTGCTGTGGGCGGTGCGCCGGGGCCAGCTGCGGTACTTCGGCATCTACTGCGTGGCCGCCGGCGCGGTGGTACTGGTCATCGGAGGAGGACGGTAG